One Microbacterium sp. No. 7 genomic window carries:
- a CDS encoding ABC transporter ATP-binding protein produces the protein MGGGGGGGRGSGFRPVDEEAQRRLNAEAPRIASLGPRVVALFRPYRWRILFTGILVVAGAAIGVVPPLIVQRIFDDALFPAGAAGPDLSLLGVLVSIMVALFLVAAGLGLVQTWLTATVGNAVTGDLRVRLFEHLQAMELSFFARTKTGVIQSRLQNDVGGVAGVLTNTVASILGNTVTVVSALVAMVLIDWRLTLIAVVIMPVLVLVQRRVGQVRARIAAQTQESLSELTSITQETLSVSGILLSKSFNRQRTESERYRVENAKQVQLQVRRAMSGQGFFAVVQVIMSSVPAVIYLVAGLLMGAEPGAITAGAIVAFTTVQARLLQPLIGLMRVSLDVQTSQAVFARIFEYLDLDPAIEDAPDATDAAHAPGPRGRIEFRDVVFRYPDAAPDSTPTLDGVSFVAEPGQHVAFVGASGAGKTTILYLAPRLYEASQGTVLFSGADVRTLTQESIIDDVGIVSQETYLFHATIRENLRYARPDATQEEIVAACTAANIHHVITGFERGYDTVVGERGYRLSGGEKQRIAIARVLLKDPPVLLLDEATSALDTVSERIVQEALDNAARGRTTLTIAHRLSTISGADVIHVLDRGRIVESGRHAELLARGGRYAELAAQQLPG, from the coding sequence ATGGGCGGCGGTGGGGGTGGCGGACGCGGCAGCGGGTTCCGCCCGGTCGACGAGGAGGCGCAGCGTCGGCTCAACGCCGAGGCCCCGCGCATCGCGAGCCTCGGCCCGCGCGTGGTCGCGCTGTTCCGGCCCTACCGCTGGCGCATCCTGTTCACCGGCATCCTCGTCGTCGCGGGCGCCGCGATCGGGGTGGTCCCGCCGCTCATCGTGCAGCGCATCTTCGACGACGCGCTCTTCCCCGCGGGCGCCGCAGGCCCCGACCTGTCGCTGCTGGGCGTGCTCGTCTCGATCATGGTCGCGCTCTTCCTCGTCGCGGCCGGCCTCGGACTCGTGCAGACGTGGCTGACCGCGACCGTCGGCAACGCCGTCACCGGCGACCTGCGCGTGCGCCTGTTCGAGCACCTGCAGGCGATGGAGCTGAGCTTCTTCGCGCGCACGAAGACGGGCGTGATCCAGTCGCGCCTGCAGAACGACGTGGGCGGCGTCGCGGGCGTGCTCACCAACACCGTCGCGAGCATCCTCGGCAACACCGTGACGGTCGTCTCGGCGCTCGTCGCGATGGTGCTCATCGACTGGCGCCTGACGCTCATCGCCGTCGTGATCATGCCGGTGCTCGTGCTCGTGCAGCGTCGCGTGGGGCAGGTGCGCGCCCGCATCGCCGCGCAGACGCAGGAGTCGCTGTCGGAGCTGACGTCGATCACGCAGGAGACGCTCTCGGTCAGCGGCATCCTGCTGTCCAAGTCGTTCAACCGGCAGCGCACGGAGTCGGAGCGCTACCGCGTCGAGAACGCGAAGCAGGTGCAGCTGCAGGTGCGCCGCGCCATGAGCGGCCAGGGCTTCTTCGCGGTCGTGCAGGTGATCATGTCGTCGGTGCCCGCGGTCATCTACCTCGTGGCGGGTCTGCTGATGGGCGCCGAGCCTGGGGCGATCACGGCGGGCGCGATCGTCGCGTTCACGACCGTGCAGGCGCGGCTGCTGCAGCCGCTCATCGGGCTCATGCGCGTGTCGCTCGACGTGCAGACCTCGCAGGCCGTGTTCGCCCGCATCTTCGAGTACCTCGACCTGGACCCCGCGATCGAGGACGCGCCGGATGCCACCGACGCCGCGCACGCGCCCGGACCGCGCGGCCGCATCGAGTTCCGCGACGTCGTCTTCCGCTATCCCGACGCCGCACCGGACTCGACGCCCACGCTCGACGGCGTCTCGTTCGTCGCCGAGCCCGGCCAGCACGTCGCGTTCGTCGGCGCCTCGGGCGCGGGCAAGACCACGATCCTCTACCTCGCGCCCCGGCTGTACGAGGCATCGCAGGGGACCGTGCTGTTCTCGGGCGCCGACGTGCGGACGCTCACGCAGGAGTCGATCATCGACGACGTCGGCATCGTGTCGCAGGAGACCTACCTGTTCCACGCGACGATCCGCGAGAACCTGCGCTACGCGCGGCCCGACGCCACGCAGGAGGAGATCGTCGCGGCGTGCACGGCGGCGAACATCCACCACGTGATCACGGGCTTCGAGCGGGGATACGACACCGTGGTGGGCGAACGGGGCTACCGCCTCTCCGGCGGCGAGAAGCAGCGCATCGCGATCGCCCGCGTGCTGCTGAAGGATCCGCCCGTGCTGCTGCTCGACGAGGCGACGAGCGCGCTCGACACCGTCTCGGAGCGCATCGTGCAGGAGGCGCTCGACAACGCCGCGCGCGGCCGCACGACCCTCACGATCGCGCACCGCCTGTCGACGATCTCGGGCGCCGACGTCATCCACGTGCTCGATCGCGGCCGCATCGTCGAGTCGGGCCGGCACGCCGAGCTGCTCGCGCGCGGCGGGCGGTACGCGGAGCTCGCGGCGCAGCAGCTGCCCGGCTGA
- a CDS encoding Pls/PosA family non-ribosomal peptide synthetase, with translation MQEYLDRGGRAPAPRTLIDILDETARRHPEASAIEDAAGALSYGELRVRVRQTAVRLRERGVRRGDRVGVRMPSGDRELYIAILGIMAAGAAYVPVDADDPEERAELVFGEAAVRGVIGARGRYAPWRTDEGRDGPPAPAGLFDGDDPHPASAPLFVVEPPGLDDDAWIIFTSGSTGVPKGVAVQHRSAAAFVDAEARMFLQGEPLGPGDRVLAGLSVAFDASCEEMWLAWRHGACLVPAPRALVRSGEDLGPWLVGHGITAVSTVPTLAALWPQDAIENVRLLIFGGEACPPELAARLVGDDREVWNTYGPTEATVVACGALMDGVGPVRIGLPLDGWSLAVVDADGHRVADGEVGELIIGGVGLARYLDPAKDAEKYAPMPTLGWGRAYRSGDLVRAEPEGLVFQGRADDQVKIGGRRIELGEVEAALQSLSAVSAATVVVQRSEGGVPLLVGYVVPAEGFDRQTARAELAATLPAPLIPLLAVMDDLPVRTSGKVDKAALPWPLTDTDAADSTLTGTSAWLAEQWLAVLGTRPADEDADFFQLGGGSLAAAQLVSRIRTRAPEFTMADVYDLPRLRQMADAIEAEADDADAEPAGGFSTAAPTPRIMQWVQTIASVPLFVLSGLRWILWLLTASWILRLFPGFEVLPEAPLWLILVGLIVVATPFGRMALSALAARVLLAGLRPGDYPRGGGVHLRLWLAEQVAQQIDPVGLAGAPWVTYYARALGAKIGPGVDLHTLPPVTGMLQIGAGAAIEPEVDLSGYWIDGDTVRIGAIRIGADATVGSRSTLAPGTKIGRGAEVAPGSAVFGRVRAGQRWAGSPAVRVGGTSTPLASERPPARKRWLWAYATSSSLIGLLPILSFVIGGLVLVPAFRDAPSLADAVPGLLAALVPATIVTGLVFAVSVVGLVRLLSIGLVEGVHPVRSRVAWQAWSTERLLDSARTILFPVYSSLFTPVWLRLLGAKVGRDVEASTVLLIPCMTTIDDGAFLADDTMVATYELRGGWMRIARARIGKRAFLGNSGLAGAGHRVPKDGLVAVLSVAPPKAKAGSSWLGSPAVRLRRVVNEADLERTYRPRTGLRVARTAWELCRFVPVVLTCALGLAVLLALAAMIEAWGLGVAILLSGAVLIVAGAVAAAVTTIAKWAFVGVIRAGEHPLWSSFVWRTEVSDTFTEMIAAPWFANAAAGTPALAIWLRTLGARIGTGVWTDSYWFPEPDLVTLGDGATVNRGCVVQTHLFHDRVMSIDTVSLEAGATLGPHSVILPAASLGAHATVGPASLVMRGETVPAGSRWSGNPIGPWRVVKTRPYQAETS, from the coding sequence GTGCAGGAGTATCTCGACCGGGGCGGCCGCGCACCGGCCCCCCGGACGCTCATCGACATCCTCGACGAGACCGCCCGCAGGCATCCCGAGGCGTCGGCGATCGAAGACGCGGCCGGCGCGCTCAGCTACGGCGAGCTGCGCGTGCGGGTGCGCCAGACCGCCGTGCGCCTGCGCGAGCGCGGCGTGCGGCGCGGCGACCGCGTGGGCGTGCGCATGCCGTCGGGCGACCGGGAGCTGTACATCGCGATCCTCGGCATCATGGCCGCCGGAGCCGCCTATGTGCCCGTCGACGCCGACGACCCCGAGGAGCGCGCCGAGCTCGTGTTCGGCGAGGCCGCGGTGCGCGGCGTCATCGGCGCCCGCGGACGATACGCGCCCTGGCGGACGGACGAGGGCCGGGACGGGCCGCCCGCGCCCGCCGGGCTGTTCGACGGCGACGACCCGCATCCGGCATCCGCGCCGCTGTTCGTCGTCGAGCCTCCGGGGCTGGACGACGACGCATGGATCATCTTCACGTCGGGGTCGACGGGCGTGCCGAAGGGCGTCGCCGTGCAGCACCGCTCGGCGGCGGCCTTCGTCGACGCCGAGGCGCGCATGTTCCTGCAGGGCGAGCCGCTCGGTCCCGGCGACCGCGTGCTCGCGGGGCTCTCGGTCGCCTTCGACGCGTCGTGCGAGGAGATGTGGCTGGCGTGGCGCCACGGCGCGTGCCTCGTGCCCGCGCCGCGCGCGCTCGTGCGCTCGGGCGAGGACCTGGGCCCCTGGCTCGTCGGCCACGGCATCACGGCCGTGTCGACCGTGCCGACGCTCGCGGCGCTGTGGCCGCAGGACGCGATCGAGAACGTGCGCCTGCTCATCTTCGGCGGCGAGGCGTGCCCGCCCGAGCTCGCCGCGCGGCTCGTCGGCGACGACCGCGAGGTGTGGAACACGTACGGCCCCACCGAGGCGACGGTCGTCGCGTGCGGCGCGCTCATGGACGGGGTCGGGCCCGTGCGCATCGGCCTGCCGCTCGACGGCTGGTCGCTCGCGGTCGTCGACGCCGACGGGCACCGGGTCGCCGACGGAGAGGTGGGCGAGCTGATCATCGGCGGCGTCGGGCTGGCCCGCTACCTCGATCCCGCGAAGGACGCCGAGAAGTACGCCCCCATGCCCACGCTCGGCTGGGGCCGTGCGTATCGCTCGGGCGACCTCGTGCGCGCCGAGCCGGAGGGCCTGGTCTTCCAGGGCCGCGCCGACGACCAGGTGAAGATCGGCGGCCGCCGCATCGAGCTGGGCGAGGTCGAGGCGGCCCTGCAGTCGCTGTCGGCCGTGTCGGCGGCGACGGTCGTCGTGCAGCGCTCCGAGGGCGGCGTGCCGCTGCTCGTCGGCTACGTCGTGCCGGCCGAGGGGTTCGACCGGCAGACGGCGCGCGCCGAGCTGGCGGCGACGCTGCCCGCGCCGCTCATCCCGCTGCTGGCCGTCATGGACGACCTGCCCGTGCGCACCTCCGGCAAGGTCGACAAGGCGGCGCTGCCGTGGCCGCTCACCGACACGGATGCCGCCGACTCGACGCTCACGGGCACGTCGGCCTGGCTCGCCGAGCAGTGGCTCGCGGTGCTCGGCACGCGGCCGGCCGACGAGGACGCCGACTTCTTCCAGCTCGGCGGCGGATCGCTGGCCGCCGCGCAGCTCGTCTCGCGCATCCGGACCCGCGCGCCCGAGTTCACGATGGCCGACGTCTACGACCTGCCGCGGCTGCGCCAGATGGCCGACGCGATCGAGGCGGAGGCCGACGACGCCGACGCCGAGCCGGCGGGCGGCTTCAGCACCGCGGCGCCGACGCCGCGGATCATGCAGTGGGTGCAGACGATCGCGAGCGTGCCGCTGTTCGTGCTGAGCGGGCTGCGCTGGATCCTGTGGCTGCTCACGGCGAGCTGGATCCTGCGCCTCTTCCCCGGCTTCGAGGTGCTGCCCGAGGCCCCGCTGTGGCTCATTCTGGTGGGCCTCATCGTCGTCGCGACGCCGTTCGGGCGCATGGCGCTGTCGGCGCTCGCGGCGCGCGTGCTGCTCGCGGGCCTCCGGCCCGGAGACTATCCGCGCGGCGGCGGCGTGCACCTGCGGCTGTGGCTCGCCGAGCAGGTCGCGCAGCAGATCGACCCCGTCGGCCTCGCCGGCGCGCCCTGGGTGACCTACTACGCGCGGGCGCTCGGGGCGAAGATCGGCCCCGGCGTCGACCTGCACACGCTGCCGCCCGTCACCGGGATGCTGCAGATCGGCGCGGGCGCGGCGATCGAGCCCGAGGTCGACCTCTCGGGCTACTGGATCGACGGCGACACCGTGCGCATCGGCGCGATCCGCATCGGCGCCGACGCGACGGTGGGCTCGCGCTCGACGCTGGCCCCCGGCACCAAGATCGGGCGCGGCGCCGAGGTCGCGCCCGGGTCGGCCGTGTTCGGCCGCGTGCGCGCGGGGCAGCGCTGGGCGGGCTCCCCCGCCGTGCGCGTCGGCGGCACCTCCACCCCGCTCGCGTCCGAGCGTCCGCCCGCGCGCAAGCGCTGGCTGTGGGCGTACGCGACGTCGTCGTCGCTCATCGGCCTGCTGCCGATCCTGTCGTTCGTGATCGGCGGCCTCGTGCTGGTGCCCGCGTTCCGCGACGCGCCGTCGCTCGCCGACGCCGTGCCGGGCCTGCTCGCGGCGCTCGTGCCCGCCACGATCGTCACGGGTCTCGTCTTCGCTGTGAGCGTTGTCGGGCTCGTGCGCCTGCTCTCGATCGGTCTCGTCGAGGGCGTGCATCCCGTGCGCAGCCGCGTCGCGTGGCAGGCCTGGAGCACCGAGCGCCTCCTCGACTCGGCGCGCACGATCCTCTTCCCCGTCTACTCGAGCCTGTTCACGCCCGTCTGGCTGCGTCTGCTCGGCGCGAAGGTGGGGCGCGACGTCGAGGCGTCGACGGTGCTGCTCATCCCCTGCATGACCACGATCGACGACGGCGCGTTCCTCGCCGACGACACGATGGTCGCGACCTACGAGCTGCGCGGCGGCTGGATGCGCATCGCCCGGGCACGCATCGGCAAGCGCGCGTTCCTCGGCAACTCCGGGCTCGCGGGAGCCGGGCACCGGGTGCCGAAGGACGGCCTCGTCGCGGTGCTCTCGGTGGCGCCGCCGAAGGCGAAGGCGGGGTCGTCGTGGCTCGGCTCCCCCGCCGTGCGCCTGCGCCGCGTGGTGAACGAGGCCGACCTGGAGCGCACCTACCGGCCGCGCACGGGGCTGCGCGTCGCGCGCACGGCGTGGGAGCTGTGCCGCTTCGTGCCGGTCGTGCTCACGTGCGCGCTGGGGCTCGCGGTGCTGCTCGCCCTCGCGGCGATGATCGAGGCGTGGGGGCTCGGCGTCGCGATCCTGCTGTCGGGCGCCGTGCTCATCGTGGCGGGCGCCGTCGCGGCGGCGGTCACGACGATCGCCAAGTGGGCGTTCGTCGGCGTGATCCGCGCCGGGGAGCACCCGCTGTGGTCGAGCTTCGTGTGGCGCACCGAGGTGTCCGACACCTTCACCGAGATGATCGCGGCGCCCTGGTTCGCGAACGCCGCGGCGGGCACACCGGCGCTGGCGATCTGGCTGCGTACGCTGGGCGCGAGGATCGGCACGGGCGTGTGGACCGACAGCTACTGGTTCCCCGAGCCCGACCTCGTGACGCTCGGCGACGGCGCGACCGTGAACCGCGGATGTGTGGTTCAGACGCATCTGTTCCATGATCGAGTGATGAGTATCGATACCGTGAGTCTCGAAGCGGGGGCGACGCTGGGCCCGCACAGCGTGATCCTGCCCGCCGCCTCGCTCGGAGCCCATGCGACGGTCGGTCCGGCGTCGCTCGTCATGCGCGGCGAGACGGTGCCCGCGGGCAGCCGATGGAGCGGCAACCCGATCGGCCCGTGGCGCGTCGTGAAGACCCGGCCGTACCAGGCGGAG
- a CDS encoding AI-2E family transporter has translation MGLFDRSPRTVRIENVEVGLRAGRAPWSLWADGLGRTAIRSLQIILVVALVGALIYGIRQVTVVTIPLILALIFASAFWPVTKWMRSRGVPPLLTTLATFFAVIVLLAGIGWLIVWTVRDQWDELSEQATGGFTQLLEWIRTLPIAPSDEQIQEWTGALTDFVTSAQFGSGAIAGVSAVASFVTGFVLLIVVLFFFLKDGPQMWEFLLRPFEGEHYARAQRIGAVTVSTLGSYVRGTATVAAVDAIGILIGLLILQVPLAVPLAVLVFLLAFIPIVGATLAGILAALVALVANGWFIALLVVGVVVLVNQLEGNFLQPVLMSRSMKLHAFVVLIALTVGTALGGILGAVLAVPITAVVWGIVQVWDGPGTPVRWARQKRVEQA, from the coding sequence ATGGGTCTTTTCGACAGGTCGCCGCGCACGGTCCGGATCGAGAACGTCGAGGTCGGGCTCCGCGCCGGCAGGGCGCCGTGGAGCCTCTGGGCCGACGGCCTCGGGCGCACCGCCATCCGCTCGCTGCAGATCATCCTCGTCGTCGCGCTCGTCGGCGCGCTGATCTACGGCATCCGCCAGGTCACGGTCGTCACGATCCCGCTGATCCTCGCGCTCATCTTCGCGTCGGCGTTCTGGCCCGTCACGAAGTGGATGCGCTCGCGGGGCGTGCCGCCGCTGCTCACGACCCTCGCGACGTTCTTCGCGGTGATCGTGCTGCTCGCCGGCATCGGGTGGCTCATCGTGTGGACCGTGCGCGACCAGTGGGACGAGCTGTCGGAGCAGGCGACCGGGGGCTTCACGCAGTTGCTGGAGTGGATCCGCACCCTGCCCATCGCCCCCAGCGACGAGCAGATCCAGGAGTGGACCGGCGCCCTCACCGACTTCGTCACGAGCGCGCAGTTCGGCTCGGGCGCGATCGCGGGCGTGAGCGCCGTCGCCAGCTTCGTCACCGGCTTCGTGCTGCTGATCGTCGTGCTGTTCTTCTTCCTGAAGGACGGCCCGCAGATGTGGGAGTTCCTGCTGCGGCCGTTCGAGGGCGAGCACTATGCGCGCGCGCAGCGCATCGGCGCCGTCACCGTGTCGACCCTCGGGTCGTACGTGCGCGGCACCGCGACCGTCGCGGCCGTCGACGCGATCGGCATCCTCATCGGCCTGCTCATCCTGCAGGTGCCGCTGGCCGTTCCGCTCGCGGTGCTCGTGTTCCTGCTCGCCTTCATCCCCATCGTCGGGGCGACCCTGGCGGGCATCCTCGCCGCCCTCGTCGCGCTCGTCGCCAACGGCTGGTTCATCGCCCTGCTCGTCGTCGGCGTCGTCGTGCTCGTCAACCAGCTCGAGGGCAACTTCCTGCAGCCCGTGCTCATGTCGCGGTCGATGAAGCTGCACGCCTTCGTCGTGCTCATCGCGCTGACCGTCGGCACGGCGCTCGGCGGCATCCTCGGCGCGGTGCTCGCCGTTCCCATCACGGCCGTCGTCTGGGGCATCGTGCAGGTCTGGGACGGGCCCGGCACCCCCGTGCGCTGGGCCCGGCAGAAGCGGGTGGAACAGGCGTAG
- a CDS encoding DHA2 family efflux MFS transporter permease subunit, whose protein sequence is MSGPTTAPSPVVSSATGLTGEQTRIVWLLLAAAFVAILNETTMGIAIAHLVDDLGITEVQAQWLTTAFMLTMAVVIPVTGFLLRRFTTRQVFITAMTLFTVGTALAMLAPGFVVLVVARVVQAMGTAMMMPLLMTTLMTIVPPASRGRMMGRVSIVMSLAPAIGPAMSGFVLENLGWRWNFGIVLPIAIASLVAGTVWVRNLGETTHAPVDVLSVVLSALGFGGIVYGLSQIGGAAGHGGGAAAEAAQTAQTTSLTVSLVVGVVTLALFFWRQVRLQRIDDALLDLRVFRSVNFSLAVAQLGVLSLAFFGTITVLPLYMQRVLEISASDTGLAVLPGALLMGFAGPFIGRVYDARGTQVLLVPGAIIAVAMLWVFALTFTATTPLWLIVVCQTLLSLGLALSFTPLFTASLGSLERRFYSYGSAVVGTVQQVGGAAGVAVMIAVMSGVTVSGTDAGMDAASAGAAGAHAAFLLAAIVSLPIIVGAFLIRKPADDAGESAPPVH, encoded by the coding sequence GTGTCTGGACCTACGACCGCTCCGTCGCCCGTCGTCTCGTCGGCGACCGGCCTCACCGGCGAGCAGACGCGCATCGTGTGGCTGCTGCTCGCGGCCGCCTTCGTCGCGATCCTCAACGAGACGACGATGGGCATCGCGATCGCGCACCTCGTCGACGACCTCGGCATCACCGAGGTGCAGGCGCAGTGGCTCACGACCGCCTTCATGCTCACGATGGCCGTGGTCATCCCGGTCACGGGCTTCCTGCTGCGGCGTTTCACGACCCGGCAGGTCTTCATCACGGCGATGACGCTGTTCACCGTCGGCACCGCGCTCGCGATGCTGGCGCCGGGCTTCGTCGTGCTCGTGGTCGCGCGCGTCGTGCAGGCGATGGGCACGGCGATGATGATGCCGCTGCTGATGACGACGCTCATGACGATCGTGCCGCCGGCCTCGCGCGGCCGCATGATGGGCCGCGTGTCGATCGTGATGTCGCTCGCGCCCGCGATCGGCCCCGCGATGTCGGGCTTCGTGCTCGAGAACCTGGGCTGGCGGTGGAACTTCGGCATCGTGCTGCCGATCGCGATCGCCTCGCTCGTCGCCGGCACCGTCTGGGTGCGCAACCTCGGCGAGACGACCCACGCGCCGGTCGACGTGCTCTCGGTCGTGCTGTCGGCGCTCGGCTTCGGCGGCATCGTCTACGGCCTGAGCCAGATCGGCGGCGCGGCGGGCCACGGTGGCGGCGCGGCCGCCGAGGCGGCCCAGACGGCGCAGACCACGTCGCTGACGGTCTCGCTGGTCGTCGGGGTCGTGACGCTCGCGCTCTTCTTCTGGCGGCAGGTGCGCCTGCAGCGCATCGACGACGCCCTGCTCGACCTGCGCGTGTTCCGCTCCGTCAACTTCTCGCTCGCCGTCGCGCAGCTGGGCGTGCTGTCGCTCGCGTTCTTCGGCACGATCACGGTGCTGCCGCTGTACATGCAGCGCGTCCTCGAGATCTCGGCGAGCGACACCGGCCTCGCGGTGCTGCCCGGCGCGCTGCTCATGGGCTTCGCGGGCCCGTTCATCGGGCGCGTCTACGACGCCCGGGGCACGCAGGTGCTGCTCGTGCCGGGAGCGATCATCGCGGTCGCCATGCTGTGGGTGTTCGCCCTCACGTTCACGGCCACCACGCCGCTGTGGCTCATCGTCGTGTGCCAGACGCTGCTCTCGCTCGGTCTCGCGCTGTCGTTCACGCCGCTGTTCACGGCGTCGCTCGGCTCGCTCGAGCGACGCTTCTACTCGTACGGCTCGGCGGTCGTCGGCACGGTGCAGCAGGTCGGCGGGGCCGCGGGCGTCGCGGTCATGATCGCGGTGATGTCGGGCGTGACGGTCTCGGGGACGGATGCCGGGATGGATGCCGCGAGCGCCGGCGCCGCGGGCGCGCACGCGGCGTTCCTGCTCGCCGCGATCGTGTCGCTGCCGATCATCGTGGGCGCCTTCCTCATCCGCAAGCCCGCCGACGACGCGGGCGAGAGCGCGCCGCCGGTGCACTGA